A portion of the Nomia melanderi isolate GNS246 chromosome 2, iyNomMela1, whole genome shotgun sequence genome contains these proteins:
- the RanBPM gene encoding ran-binding protein M isoform X3, which yields MMRAVRFTVRQGYGKTHKDAASVRTTHSIPAACGLYYFEVKIISKGRDGYMGIGLSAHGVNVNRLPGWDKHSYGYHGDDGHSFCSSGTGQPYGPTFTTGDVIGCGVNLVNNTAFYTKNGHHLGIAFTDLPPNLYPTVGLQTPGEVVDANFGQEPFVFDIDDMLNELRVKTRLQIINYPTPDHGQGQWQAVLHKMVSTYLVHHGYCATAEVFANSTGQVFEEDFNSIKNRQRILKLVLAGRMGEAIELTSRLYPGLLERDSNLLFALKCRQFVEMVNGSDSEVCQNSNVNQTSVIQSTKAYTKSSTNGTVEEMNISNAINGSTEQQFINGQIEDDVDMEENIVNGVRNNNGYQNGDLSTNGYKCQNGEDVDMEVDNTNQTQQQQNGSCSPENTLNKGNKKQLCGGDKQAIEKMLEFGRQLYSQSIHLRQQHGKSESNKKMLQDAFSLLAYANPWNSPVGWQLDPQERETVCARLNSAILESSNLPRRPPLEVAASHAKELVRLMSRAGLGACGFADVDNIIQY from the exons GCTACGGAAAGACACACAAGGATGCAGCAAGTGTTCGTACTACGCATTCAATTCCAGCAGCGTGTGGTCTCTACTATTTTGAAGTGAAGATCATCAGTAAAGGTAGAGATGGGTATATGGGAATCGGTCTCTCTGCACATGGAGTCAATGTGAACAGGCTGCCAGGTTGGGACAAACATTCGTACGGATACCATGGTGACGATGGGCACAGTTTCTGTTCTTCTGGAACGGGTCAACCTTATGGGCCAACATTCACTACTGGCGATGTAATTGGTTGCGGTGTGAATCTTGTCAATAATACTGCCTTTTATACAAAGAATGGACACCATCTTGGTATCGCATTCACCGATCTTCCG CCAAATTTATATCCAACAGTGGGACTTCAAACACCAGGAGAAGTAGTAGATGCAAATTTCGGGCAAGAACCGTTTGTCTTTGATATCGACGATATGCTTAACGAACTTCGTGTTAAAACAAGAttgcaaattataaattatcccACACCAGATCACGGACAGGGCCAGTGGCAAGCAGTTCTCCACAA AATGGTATCAACATATTTAGTCCATCACGGTTATTGTGCCACTGCCGAGGTCTTTGCTAATAGTACTGGTCAAGTGTTCGAGGAAGATTTTAACTCCATAAAAAATAGACAAA gaATTCTAAAATTGGTACTAGCAGGCAGAATGGGAGAGGCCATAGAGTTAACGAGTCGACTGTACCCAGGTCTCCTTGAGAGAGACTCAAACCTTCTTTTCGCTTTAAAGTGTCGACAGTTCGTTGAGATGGTGAACGGTAGTGATTCTGAGGTCTGTCAGAATTCCAATGTTAATCAAACTAGTGTTATACAGTCTACAAAAGCTTATACAAAGTCGTCTACAAATGGTACTGTCGAGGAGATGAACATTAGTAATGCAATCAATGGTTCTACCGAGCAGCAGTTTATTAACGGGCAAATTGAGGATGATGTAGATATGGAAGAGAATATTGTAAATGGCGTGAGAAACAATAATGGCTATCAAAATGGTGATTTGAGCACGAATGGATACAAGTGTCAGAACGGAGAGGATGTTGATATGG aAGTGGACAATACTAATCAAACACAGCAACAACAGAACGGCAGTTGTAGTCCAGAAAACACGTTGAACAAGGGTAACAAGAAACAGCTTTGCGGCGGCGATAAGCAAGCGATCGAGAAAATGTTGGAATTCGGCAGGCAACTTTACTCTCAGTCGATACATTTACGGCAGCAGCATGGAAAAAGTGAGAGCAATAAAAAAATGCTTCAAGACGCGTTCAGTCTGCTCGCTTACGCGAACCCATGGAATTCACCGGTTGGATGGCAGCTCGATCCCCAAGAAAGGGAAACCGTTTGCGCAAGACTCAATTCCGCCATACTTG AATCGAGTAACTTGCCACGACGACCACCATTAGAAGTCGCGGCGTCGCATGCAAAGGAACTCGTACGGCTTATGTCTCGTGCTGGTCTTGGGGCTTGCGGCTTCGCAGATGTAGACAATATCATCCAATATTGA